The Tindallia californiensis genomic sequence CGCCATTTAGTTGTTTCTTCAAACTGCCATTGATCCGGGCGAGTGACCCCATAAATAACTCGACTATGGCCAATAGCATAGCCAATAATACTGCCGAGAGTAGCAGGAACACCTAGTTGTAGACCTACCATTTCGATCAGCATGATGGCAGCCGCTACAGGAACATTGGCAACACTGGCTAGACTGGCAGCCATACCGGCAATTACCAAAGAAGCATTAAGACCGGCATCGGCAACTAAAATCGAAGAAAGCAAATTACCAGTAATGGCACCAAGAAATAAAGAAGGAATCACTAATCCTGCACTACCGCCAGACGCTACGGTGAAAGAAGTGGCTAACATTTTTCCTACTAATAGAAAGCACAAGAAAGC encodes the following:
- a CDS encoding chloride channel protein, yielding HPILGGILTGILLFYLPDVGGTGTAMIQGMINGSFPIAFLCFLLVGKMLATSFTVASGGSAGLVIPSLFLGAITGNLLSSILVADAGLNASLVIAGMAASLASVANVPVAAAIMLIEMVGLQLGVPATLGSIIGYAIGHSRVIYGVTRPDQWQFEETTKWRSIDAKSDCH